The Solanum lycopersicum chromosome 2, SLM_r2.1 DNA window CGCTTCAGTAGTGAAAATATCAACAATGAGAGCGTCCAGGAGATGCTTCATTGCAAATATCACAGACTTAACAACACACAACGTTTCACGCACAAGCATGCAAAGTTGAGTGACCGTTTTTGTGTTGGAATCAATAAGTTTGGAGATATCTACCGCTGGTATTTCAACTACATCAATCATCTTTGATTTATGGGCGGATTTGAGAATTTCAGTTTCGGCCAGAGAGCTGCCGGAGGTGATAACAAAAACGGTAACAGAGACGTTATGGACGGTGGCGAGGCGGTTGCCGAGGTTTAGTACAGGGATAATGTGGCCTAAGCCTGGACTTGAGAGTACACCAATATGAAGTAGTTGTTTTGAGCTACCCATAGTGATTGTCAATTTTGGTATTAGAGAATAAAATGAGATGAAggtaatgaaaatgaaattgagtagatagatagatatttATTTATAGAGCATGCAATGTTTGTTAATGACTTCTTTACGTATTTACTTGCAAATGCTTGTTAATGACTTCTTTACGTATTTACTTGGGACATGTGATTGGTTACTGtggttttgatatattttaatgcaTAATGTActtcttattcaattttttgttcCTTGAAAGAAGTTAACAACACCTAATGTCTCATAAAGTTGCATTGTTTTTAAGTACTCTTTAGGTGtactatttttttggttattcaTTCACAACTCACAGTTATTAACTTATTActgtatataattttaaaaaaacgaCAATTCATTGTTTCAATCTATGAAGCCAAAATGTCTATTTCgccataaaaaatatttctatgatTAAAAAATGAGTGTCATcttaaaattgtatttaaaatttgaaaaaaaaatatttaacatgtttttcaattcacttttcattttcaagatgtatttcaaatttgaaaaatatttatagtataTACATATTTCAGATATTCTTTGCAAAAGTTATAGTCACATGCGACttcataaattttgaaacatacttggaaatatattaattaagcaAATGCTGTTGCAAAATATATGACAGATGGTAAaattataacatcaaaataataatacaagaaTTAGGATATACTACTACAAGAattaggatatatatatatatatatatatatatcaaataattcaGTCGTGTTAGGCACTGTTTTAAGAAACTATTTCAACAGAGAGAGATGTTTCTCCAAGATTAAACAAGCATTCTTCTAGTAATTAGagaatacagaaatcaataaaatataaatactacTCCTTTCGTCCAAAAATGTTTGTTATGTTacgcttatcgaaagtcaatttgattaatttttaaaggtaaattaaatacattgattcgatattttaaacaaaaaaaatagagattctaaaactatatgaaaagtattataaattattattttttgcatattaatatgatgaaaaaatgcatCTTAAAATGGTAGTCGAAGTTTTTagactttaaaaattaaaaattatgacaaacaATAACAGACGGAGCAAGTGAAGAGAATGTTTGAAAATTAGCTAAATCTTACTTCACTTTGGTGGTTAACTTTATGACATATGCACATTAGTCATCAACTTAATGACATAAGTGCTTATGTCTTAAACTAATGtctcaaattaatttaaaacatcCAACAATGTCTTCGATTTCCCcaagaaacaaaaatttctaTTAATTAAGACGGAGGAGAGTTTTGACTCAAACTAATAACACTTGCAAGATGTTATACGATGCCCAATAAagagttgttatttttttttcttttttcttttttttgtgaaaattatataattttgacaTGGCAGTCTAAAGGGTAAAACGTGTGTTTTAGGTCTTACCCATTTGGGTACCAACAttaaaattgtttaattttttactgaatattttagtatttccgtacattttaatttactagaaaattcttttttataagttaatattttaaaaataatatgttttaatttaatatttaaagataaatcGTTTAAAACTTTCtaaaatttatagttcacaTTAATGTTATAGACCAACAGAAACATTTATCCAATAAAGATTTTTAGATTTTAAGATTACAAGATTcatagatttttcaaaaaaaaatttgtgtcaTGTCAAATCAGCGCTTTAAAAGATGGGACGTGAAGCGGAGCGTTTTACTTAGTACAGGACGATGTGTAAGCCTCAAAACATGGGGCGTGAGCCCTGTGAAtctctaaatttttaatttacaagCTAGTATGataatacaataacaaaaaatataaaaatacatcaattgtttgaaaataattacaaacaaTGACTAagaaaactcataaataaaacttctaacatgattgtacaaatataaataatctagggataatgtccaagtaccccctcaacctatgcccgaaatctcagagacacacttatactatactaaggtcctattgcccccctgaacttattttattcataatcttttacccctttttagcctacgtggcactatctggtgggcccaacgatggttgactttttttttcaaactagtgccacgtaggctaaaaaggggtagaaaattacttataaaataagttcaggggaataataggaccttagtatagtataagtgtgtctctgagatttcgggcataggttgagggggtacttatgcattttcccaatAATCTAATATCTTGACTTTCTAATAATAAAAGAGTCATTATTtctaataacaaaaatttatcatACTATACAATTTACCCCctagaagaaaataatcaataaaacttACTACTAttataataaaggaaaaattgtatataatgacaTACTAATAAATCTAATTAATTGCTTTAACCaccctttgatttaattgtgctccctagcaaattgtttgtcagtcacctctctccctcaaactctcgctcgccactctcctctctcgctcgctttcTCTCACTTTTATTTAAACACAAGTGGATAAAATTTGTATGAAGCGAGaggaaattatataaatacatatatttttgttcccctctctccccatctcccagatctcgctcgcaaCTCTCCCTAATATCGCTCTCCAgcctcgcctctctcacttgtacaaacagaaaagaaatgtataaattgtgtttctgtttgtataaagcgagagaaaattgaatatacacatgcaaatacatatattttcatcctatatacttataattatacaataaaaatactcccctgcccagtttcttttgcctttctctctttctcgttttatacaaattcaaattgtatataatttatctctttctcgttttatacaattcgattcaattgtatattccctgcccaagtctcttttgtctttctctctttctcattttatacaaattcaaattgtatataatcgttctatacacttataattatacaagtCGTTTTACatacttcgttttatacaattctctgcccaagtctctttctctttctagttttatacactttgttttatataattcgtttcaattttatatgcatagcgaattaaacatatatatatttgctaCGGAgtgcaattatacaaactttgctatagcatacaaatatgaattttatatttgctacatgtgaaagttgccctatagTAAAAGCATCACTccatgaataaaagaaaattactcaaataactaaataaaatatgataattttgagaCATGACAAAATCATAAAGATCAATGATAAGTGAAAAAGTAAATTTCGCTAcgtatttttaaaagaaatattacgTACTAAATAATCACCTTTGTGGTGTTACCAGAGCGAGTTTCAACGGTCTTTTAAAACATTGTGTCAAactatcatataaataaattagaacaCATAGAATAGACTCTCAagagtgaaaaagaaaagaagataacattttagatttttaattgattttagtTCTCTCTCACTTTTTGAAAATCCACAAAATTTTCGAAGTGTTTTTAGTTTAGTATATTCAATGGAGTTCAATTTTCCTCTAAGGTTGTTAGTTTAATTAAAGTAGGAAGAAAGGCATGATAAAACGAGTTTAAAAGTTAGCATGTTAACATTAATCTTATACTTAGCTGCAATTTCTGTGTTCacattttcaacttttaaacTCCTTATCTGCAaaatatagaaaacaaaaaatctttactttgtaaattttatttgttatccCCCCATAGCCAATAGACTTTGATAATGAAATAAGAGAGTGATCTGCACAATGCATCAAATATGGAAGGATGCATTATTTTGAAGGATATGTTTGAAATCAATAGCAATTTTAGTAATATACTTATATGTAGAATTacattacatattttttgttgttgtaggCTCGATTAAATTGATGCAGCAAAACAGTTAGTCATGCTCTAATTGATATAAAGTAAAAGACTTAAATATGTCAcccaacttttaaaaaagataatcttatttatgatattaatttgttaaagaaaaagcttattcatgttttttttttagcttcaattttgcaaaaccatttttaCACCCCTAAACATAGTTTAACACTTTTCGGTTTAAGTTTTTTTGGATCAAagtactcttttttcttcttcctcctccttaAAAAACACATCAAGAACATAAACAAGTCCcaattttttaacatttttaatttttcatgaaatcatttcaattttcggctacattattaattaattttttttaaaaaaataaaaattctaaaatcatCTTTAGATTAGAAGAAATTCaccttatttaaaaaaatattccaaaAGAATGAAACAACGCcaaagtttcaaaattttactttGGTTAGTATTTTTGTAGTTGTTTTTGCCATTCCCCTAGTGTTTCTGAGTCTATGTTCAAAACCTCATATGATTTGAAGTTGCTGACAAAATTCTACCATTGAAGTTTTGAGTTAGATTAAATTTAAGCTCAAAAAACCTAAGTTTTGATATCTTGCTCGAAGGATTATTCATGATTCGAGCTCAAAAAGATTGAGTTTGGTATCAAGctcaaaagaaattaagtataaaaggtaTATATGCTCTACATTTCAGACTATAGTTATATTAATGTCTCAAAAATATAACGAAGCGTATCTACATATCGTTTACgatatatttctctttttttccattaaaaagtattttttaaagaaaccgaaagttttaatttttttccgaGAAGCAGAAAAATTGCTTCTGTATCTATTTAAAAGTAGTTTTACATGTTTGCCaaccacttaatttttttttcaaataagtgTTTCCAACATCAATGACAAACATATAATTAGGTTGATTGaatataaagtttttaaaactagtataattttcaaaataaataaataaattggtgCTTCATCCCATGTAACCTAACTAATTTAAATCGTATGGTCTATTAAAATGTGGTTTAATGAGTGCAGTTATAGAATGTCCCAAATGTCAAATAAGAAGTAGACACCCTTTAGTCTATTACACGTCTGGCCTTagaatccaattttttttttttggttaattaagGATTTGCTTGCATTATCTGTTTGATCCGTTACCATTTCTAATCCATTATTACCAAACTCATCACCCACCAAAACATCCCTCCATCTTTCTTATTATCCAGATTTTGTACtcataataacataaattgtACTGAATCTTATCACATATTCTTTACGTTTGATGATTGTACGTATATTGTATGGTAAGTAGATCTCAAATCTTCATCTGGGGTTGTCTAAAAATGGAATCTTGCAGCAAATAAACAGAGCCACGTTGAATGAATGGCGAGTTAGTGCCCCAGAAGGAGAAGGGCCAGCAAAAGGTTGACCTTTATTCCTTTGGGATTGATGGGGTTAAGCGCTAGAGCTTCAAGATTACCTTCTTCTGTTTTTCGACCTAAATCTCTGCTTCCCAGCCACCTTTCCACCATGAGGTCAGGTTTCACTTTTATTGCAGCTTCAATTATTAGTATTTTCTTTATGGGTTTTAGGATTCcctgtttcaatttatatatcaaCCTTACAGCttttggtgttgactttacaGGGCTAgaatattttcaagtttaaaagaCTTACATTGATCTCTTACTTCAGTTTACCTGCAAAAAGTTGAGTTGAAGTTGATGCAAATGAATGACCTAAGTGCAAAAAGagatttaatttatgaaattttgacGAACTTGTCAAATTACAAGACCttttgagttttaaaaaatttaccttGAGCAAGGGAACCTATTTCAGCGTTTAGTTTGTCACCGTGTGTCTTTCCTGTTTCTTCAATGTTATAAGCTTTCACACCTCTCCTCCTCAGAGTAGAACATGTCGTACTGCGCAGCAAGATTTGATGTTTTGTCAATTAGTAGTCAATGAAACTGCTCATTTGATGGAATTTATGGGACTGATCGACATTCACTTCGAGTGCTGTTATAGAAAGCATCATTAGTCTCATTTTGAACCTCACTGAGATGGAGAAAAATGGATCCTCTTGATACTAGCTGAAACTTTGAATCTGGACCTCTTATTAATCACTCATTTGTATGTCAGTTTGACACGCTACTTAATTATCATACATTTTCCTGTTTGTtgctttgaaaaatatttttagcttGAATGTTCTCTTACTTCGTGTCTAAGTTGTCGTTCTTGTTTGAACACCCTCCTGAAAACTCCAACTTTTTAGAGAACATGTTGATAGCCACCATATCCGATCAATTAAGCAGTGTTGTCCTGTGTCATGTTGATAGCAGCTTGCAACTCACAATTTGAAGGCTGCGGTTTCTATCGCTTGTTTTATTTGACTTCAGATAGGGCTTGTACAATGTTACATCAATCAGCTGCAAGAAGCACTTTGTTCAAGTCTTTTCTTtgagaaattaatatttttttgtaactttATTCAAGTCTTATCCTTCTGCTGATCAAATTTTTGATCGTACAACAAGCTGATATTTCCTGCCACAGAAAATGCAATCCCCTTTGTTTCAGTTCCTAATATATGCTGATTACAATCCAACTTGAAAAACTGTTTAGCCCTAACAATGTACAATTCCgtatatttcaattaatttgatttttggaAGAAGATAGTACGTGTTACTGTAGCATTTCTACTTCTGATTTTAATATATTGCCCCAATACAGAACAAGGACAATTTTTGGGATCTCTATTTCCCTAATCATCATCAACATGGCCGCTATAATGGAGCGCGCTGATGAGAATCTCCTTCCAGCTGTTTATAAAGAAGTCAGTGAAGCTTTTACAGCAGGACCATCTGATCTTGGGTTTCTCACATTCATTAGGAACTTTGTGCAGGGAATTGCTTCTCCAGTGGCAggtattttagttttaaattatgaCCGACCCACGGTTCTTGCAATTGGTATCCTCTTCTGGGCCCTATCAACCGGTGCAGTGGGTGCGAGCAAGTATTTTCTGCAGGTTGGCTTCTGGAGAGCTGTAAATGGCTTCGGTCTGGCAATTGTGATACCTGCTTTGCAGTCCTTCATAGCTGATAGCTACAAGGATGAAGTCAGAGGGACGGGATTTGGGTTTCTTAATCTAATTGGTACTGTGGGTGGGATAGGAGGTGGAGCTATAGCTACAGTTATGGCTGGTCATGAATACTGGGGCATACCAGGATGGCGCTTTTCCTTCATCGTGATGGCaactttgagttgtttcataGGATTTCTTGTCTTCTCTTTTGTCGTTGACCCAAGGAAGAAAAGCAGTGGCCAGCATGATATTTCAAAACAGTCTGACAGGTATATACACCTTTATGTTCATCAGTTGTTCCATTTCCTATGCTGTTGAGAGTTTTCTACTGTTTggtgttgttattttttatgcTTTCTCATGCTAGGGATGAATTGATAGAGAAAGGACACTCAAATATCAATACAGTGTCAATTTGGATGGAGTCCTGGACAGCCATGAGAACTGTCATCAAACTCCAAACGTTTCAGTTCATTGTTTTGCAGGGTCTTGTAGGATCCCTACCTTGGACAGCCATTGTTTTCTTTACATTATGGTTTGAATTAATCGGTAAGTGGCCCCTTTTTTTAGGAATTAGCATGTTGGGTTTTCTTGTGCTgatataaattttgtttgagTGTTAACTGCATTAACGGTGATCATGAACTTCTGATGCAGGTTTTGATCATAATAGTGCAGCCACACTTGTCGGTCTATTTGCTGCTGGATGCGCATTAGGATCCTTCTTTGGTGGAGTAGTTGCAGACAAAATGTCTCGAATATACCCCCATACAGGACGTGTCATGTGTGCTCAATTTAGTTCTTTTATGGGCATCCCATTCTCATGGTTCCTTCTTCGAATTATCTCTCCGTCTATAAGCAGCTATTCCACATTTGCTGTGACTTTATTCATAATGGGCCTCACAATCAGCTGGTGTGCTACTGCTACAAATGGTCCCATGTTTGCAGAAGTGGTGCCTTCAAAGCACCGCACCATGATTTATGCTTTTGATCGTGCGTTTGAGggttcattttcttcttttgctGCTCCAATTGTAGGGATTCTTGCTGAGAAAATGTACGGTTATGATGCCAAATCTGTTGATCCGATATTAGGATCTCCTAGGGAGGCTTTAGCGCTGTCAAAAGGTCTCTTTTCAATGATGGCCGTGCCTTTTGGTTTATGTTGCTTGTTTTACACCCCTTTGTATTGGACATTCAAGCAGGACCGTGAGAATGCAAGACTTGCTGCTGCAAAAGAAACAGAGATGATATGACGTTCTTTGTTTATTCATTCTTCTTGGATCTTTGGGCTCATCTGAGAAAATGCTGCTGCAGCCTGTAGGCCAAAACAACACTGTTCCCTTCTAATTTTGCAGATATTTCATTTGGTGGTTAGCACTAGGACGGCAGATTAAGTCTCCATTACACTTATATCATCTAACAGATCATACTCAAAATTCAAACATATAGATGCTGCTGTTGCCTGCCATCATCAGGCACTCCAACATTGAAGTAGTTGCTTCGGCATTGGCACACTGACAGGGTTACCTGTTTGTCTATGTTTTTACATGTAAATCCTGCCATTTTTGAAGTAACAAGAAAACTGCAGAACTTTAACATAGCATCCTCTTACCACGATTATGCTGGTACTATATTTGACATTGAAGTTGAAGATTATGATATAAATGAAAAGCTCAAACACCACATCTTGTCAATATCCCACTCTCTTAAACGGAATTTAGATAGTTGAGTTTCTTCTTAGGCAATGCTCTTTCGTCTATATATAACCATTCCATTTGTTTACTTTATGTTCATGACATGCTGTTCAGCCAGCATAACAGATACATCAATGGATACACGTCAAAGAACTTAAAGCTAAAATGACACACTCAGATAAGATGGCACTGCAAGTTTGCGGACACCATATACAACCCAGCACACCTCAAAATGATACAGCATCTAATCAGAAACACTATTACCAGCACCAGAGGACAGGTTACATGCATTGCGTGAAGCTTATATTCACTACAGTTCCACA harbors:
- the LOC101250178 gene encoding uncharacterized protein, which translates into the protein MGLSARASRLPSSVFRPKSLLPSHLSTMRTRTIFGISISLIIINMAAIMERADENLLPAVYKEVSEAFTAGPSDLGFLTFIRNFVQGIASPVAGILVLNYDRPTVLAIGILFWALSTGAVGASKYFLQVGFWRAVNGFGLAIVIPALQSFIADSYKDEVRGTGFGFLNLIGTVGGIGGGAIATVMAGHEYWGIPGWRFSFIVMATLSCFIGFLVFSFVVDPRKKSSGQHDISKQSDRDELIEKGHSNINTVSIWMESWTAMRTVIKLQTFQFIVLQGLVGSLPWTAIVFFTLWFELIGFDHNSAATLVGLFAAGCALGSFFGGVVADKMSRIYPHTGRVMCAQFSSFMGIPFSWFLLRIISPSISSYSTFAVTLFIMGLTISWCATATNGPMFAEVVPSKHRTMIYAFDRAFEGSFSSFAAPIVGILAEKMYGYDAKSVDPILGSPREALALSKGLFSMMAVPFGLCCLFYTPLYWTFKQDRENARLAAAKETEMI